One Mus pahari chromosome 10, PAHARI_EIJ_v1.1, whole genome shotgun sequence genomic window, ATACCCATTAAAGGCACTACAAATTCCTCTGAAATAATTATCCCTGCACCTTCTGGGCAAATGTCTACTATTTACTTAACATAAGAATGTCATAAAAGGTTCCCCGGAAGTGGAGCCCAGGACTTCCACTCGTGCGTGAGGCGAGCGGAGCTAGAGACAAGAGCAGAGGCCCAATTCGGGTTCTGACAAGATGGCCAGGTTGCCCCGCAGGATCATCAAGGAATCCCAGCATTTGCTGGCAGAACCAGTTCCTGGCATTAAAGCAGAACCAGATGAGAGCAACGCCCATTATTTTCATGTGGTCATTGCTGGCCCCCGGGATTCCCCCTTTGAGGGAGGGACTTTTAAACTTGAACTATTCCTTCCAGAAGAATACCCAATGGCAGCACCTAAAGTACGTTTCATGACCAAAATTTATCATCCTAATATAGACAAGTTGGGAAGAATATGTTTAGATATTTTGAAAGATAagtggtccccagcactgcagatcCGCACAGTTCTGCTATCAATCCAGGCTTTGTTAAGTGCTCCTAATCCAGACGATCCATTAGCAAATGATGTAGCTGAGCAGTGGAAGACCAACGAAACCCAAGCCATAGAAACAGCGAGAGCATGGACTAGGCTATATGCCATGAACAATATTTAAGTCGATCAGATCACCAAGTGTACACCACTTCTCCTGTTCTGCCaagacttcttcctttttttgtttgcatttaatgGACACAGTCTTAGAAATATTACAGAATAAAAGCCCAGGCATCGTCATCTTTGGTGATTACAAGCACATTAGCAAATCTGTCTTGTCCTGATTCACTGTTGTAAAGCATGAGCAGAGGCTAGAAGTACCACCCGGGTTGCTGAGAGATGCTGAGAAGCGGGACTCTCTGCTTTGACTCATGGTTAAAGTACAAGACACTGTGAATGAAGGGAGTTGTCAGTGTTAGCTGCCAGGGGTATGGgtgttattttattctttagggggaaagtagttttattttaattttatggcctcctttcccctcccccctcttaaAGGATCTAATTGCAGTGGTTAAATGCAGctaaccagttttttttttagaatatgcTCTCTACCCAAGTCTAACTTTAGACGCTGTAGATGGACAAGCTTGATTGTCTGAACCAAAATGGGAGCATTAAATAAACATCACAGCCCTCACGAATAACATTGTGACTTTGCTGTCAAGTGTAGattctccatcccccacccccaccccgaaaaGACGAAGAAAAAGCTTGTGACCATTTTGTATGGCTTGTCTGGAAACTTCTGTAAATCTTATgctttagtaaaatattttttgttattctaaaaaaaaaaaaaagaatatcaagaAAAGATGATTCAGCAGACGAAGATACTTCCCACCCATCATGATAACAAGTTCAATTTCCAAAATCCACAGAGTAGGTGTAGGGAGAGTcttctgaaaattgtcctctgatctccacaggagTGGAACGTGgatactcacactcatacacaaacaccaccaacacacacacaatcaagcaATCaatatatgtttgatttttttaaaaatagtattataaTTGGTTCAATAGAACACTAAGCACATGATCATTCTATATCTCTGTCCAAACTCCAAGGGGCCGAAATTCAGGACAGCACAAGCAGTGTCAGGCTTTGTAGATGTGAAAATAATATGGCTTAGATTTAGAAAACTTGATAAATCCTTACATGCCAAACAATGCCCATAGAATGACATAATTATCATTTGTATTCACAAGCAACAAGAAACTAAAGTTGTCACCATGGCCAGAAATAAACATTTGGTTGCCTTCTATGTGTTTACTTTGGGTTTGGACACCTAGTCACAGAACTAGGAAACCACTTCCTGATTTGAGTATTCCTCTTTAATGtgataattttgttatttttgattatatttaaaatgtataagccTTCCTTTTTATCTTAAAGTTGATGTAGCTTGGGATTTAAGAGGGATGACGAGAGGGTAAGactaaaattaatgaaatcattCATGACTGAAACATTTATGACATCCATCCTTTGGAAAATTCAATcttttgtttaaaagattttGTTATACAAGGAGTCCCACAAGTCATgcggctggagaaatggcttgagCTTAAGGATGTTTGTTGCTCATGCAGAGGATacaggtttaattcctagcaccaatATGGCAGCTGACAGCcctccttaactccagttccaggggaactgatgcccttttctgatttcCCAGGAACCAGGCACTCCTGTggtgcatgcagacaaaacattcttatgcataaaataaagtaaataaatccaaaaatttattttaatttctacaaGTCACAAAatttagaggaaaataaatattggGTCCAAAGGAGGGGGCAATAATTAAGATTTAAAgggcttttttaattttataattatataaaaacagaaaaggtatAAAAAGCAGAATTTTAATGTGAAGGCAATTTTGCTGTAATCTTTCATTTTATAGGCATTGTTAGGTTAGTGTGCACACAGAGTCTATCTCTGACACCTTATCTCAAATATCTTCGATTTTATCATGAACTCCTGTTAGTCAACTGTAGGTTTTTAAAATACACTCTTGCAATCCAatgggataaaataaaataaaatgatactaaAGTCTCAGGTAAgatgacaagaaagaaaacaacactcCTCCACCTTATAAAGACAGTAAAGAACTccataattagattttttttttaagtgtataggAAGAAACCTTCTTATGGCTCTGGGAAGCCCAGAGAAAGTACAGTACAGGCCTTGGGAAAATACAAGGAACTGTAACTAGAATATTAAAGCTCCTCCCACAAGTCTGAGAATGTATGTTAATTTCAGGGATATTACTCAAGGAATAATGTTTACTCATATGTGATACAGGAAGAGAAGGCTGTAATTGAAACTTTAGAACCATCTACGCACCCCAACATTTGGAAACTTTTAAACACTAGGAGTGGTTTTGTacacttgaacatttttttaaggaaCCAGAATACAGaacatttaaattacttttgGTAATTTAAATTTCTCACATCACTTAACAGAAATGTGAAGTGTGATTTcagcttaattttaattttaaatatagctATTCAGTATTGTACTTTGTACTTTATTCAttaaatttctactttttaagcactaccttctttttctttaagcaCTGTACTAAGTATTAAGAATTTAGAAAGGATAAGAATCAAatggccatctagagactgccccacttggggattcatcccacatacagttaccagacccagacactattgtggatgccaagaagagcttgctggcaggagtctgatatagctatctcctgagaggctctgtcagagcttgacaaatacagaggtggacgctctcagccaaccactggactgagcacagtggaggagctagaaagaggactgaaggagctgaaggggtttgcagccccataggagcaacaacaatatcaaccaaccagacacacacccccagagctcccaaggactaaatcacaaaccaaagagtatacatggagccACTCAcggctccagccccatatgtagcagaggttggccttgtaggacatcaatgggaggagaggcccttgggcctatGAAggatgcaccagtgtaggggaatgccaggaaggaaaagagggagggggaacaccctcatagaagcagagggagagggggtgggataggggatttttaaGGGAAAAccaggataggggataacatttgaaatgtaaataaagaaaatatctaaagccggggcagtggtggcgcacacctttaatcccagcacttgggaggcagagataggtggatttctgagttcgaggccagcctggtctacaNNNNNNNNNNNNNNNNNNNNNNNNNatatatatatatatatatatatatatatatatatatatatatatatatatatatatatttcagaagtTAACCCATTATCACTGTGGCATGGGCCTGGCAGCACACACAGCACTGGAGCAGGAGCTAAGAACTACATTCTGGTGTGCTGGCAGCAGGCAGATAGCAAGATTATTTTGCCTGAGCATAGCTTTTGAGACCTTAAACCTCACTCCCAGAGACACACCTTGTCCAGCAAAGCCTCACCTCCTAATCCTGTCCAAACCAGTCTACTccctagtgactaagcattcaaatataggagcccatgggggccattctcattcaaaccaccacactgcacATTATGTTGCAGATATGTCcttccaacacttgagaggctgcCATGTAAAGATGGTGAACTGAAAGTCAGCGTCAAGTACAAAGTCAATCTATCTTACACAGAAAGCCTCTTGTGTTCCCAGAACTTGACACTCTCAATTTTTGATATGTTTCATGTTTCTTTATTAAAGTCTATGCATCTCTGTTTTAATTTGATGAgatgctttaaaaatacaatgtggGCTTTCTAATGTAAGTTTCAACATTCTAGAAGCCTGAAAGTCAATGCTTAATTTAAGAACATTTTTGGTAAACTGAAAGTCAGTGATCAGCCAGAGAAAGGTAAGACAACCCCCTAAATATTTGGAGAGAAATTTAACAAATACACATAAGATCTACATGAGGAAAactataaattcatattttaagaaacccaaaagatgaatgaatgaatgaatgaatgaagactaTGGAATTCTGCATTGACATTATGAAAACTGCAGTTATTTGCAATTTGACCTagaggttcaatgcaatcccaatcaataTTCCCACATGCTATTATATAGACATCAGCAAACTGATACTATGGTCTATATGGAGTGACTCATGCTGAATGTCTAACATTGCTCAAGGAGAAGAAAACTAGGAGAAAGACACTGCCCAGTGTGAGGTCTCACTGTGAAGCCAGTGTTCAAAATGCTGTTACATtgattctttgtctttctttgagACACCTAGGTCAATAGACTAGGAGAGATAGAACAACAGTTGGCACACATTCTTCTCCAGCTCACATCAAATGTTCTCTAGGGTAGACCATGTTACAtctcaaaatacataaattaacaaatgtagaagaatataaataacaGTGTGTGGCTTTCTTACACTACTGTGAATTAATCTACTAGCCAATAATGGAAAAACAGTTATTTGTtcccaaatatttaaaaattgaagagtATATTTAAGTGACACATGGCTCAAAGAAGACCCAGAAAATCTAATTTTAAGAAACATAACATTTTACAAGGTAAATATAATTTGTTAAAATGTGTTTACTAAAGGCAATGTTCAAAAGTAAAGTGAAGCATTAAATACTtagataagaaaataagaaaattctaAGTCAATATGCTAAATTTCCACCTCAACAGAGAAAGAGTTGAAATATAAGCCTAAACAAACTAGGGGatataaatcttaaatatttaaaataaatcagtgtaattaaaattataaaaccaaCAAGAAAAAGTAAGTGAAATTcaaactggttctttgaaaagataaatcactaataaaaaagaaaaatggagaataaACATTATTGAAATGACCAGATTTTACAAGATTCAAAACAATTCCTACCAATCCACTAGTAGCATTTCttacagaaatgaaacaaatgaaattagcataaaccacacaaataagtagataataaacaaataaacaaacaacaaataaccTTCctagataaataaattataactGCAAAGAACAAAGCATGAATAATTAATCTACCAGACATCAGTTATATCCCAGTGCTGTGAGTCAAAACAGCAAGTTATTGGCGTAAATGTGGACTTACTGAGCATGTCAGTGAGGACTAGAAGGAAGCCCATATGTAGAAACTCAAGTGCTTTTCACAATAGTACCCTGATGCCTTGGATAATGATAGTCTTTCTGAAGAGGAAAATGAATATACCAAGCTTTAACATTAATTAAATATGATTAACAAGCTTACTTGGGAAATATTAATTCACATAGggatgagaaaaggaagaagtccgAGTTTTCCTTCTGCTTAGTGAAGACCCCACTGTTACCTTCTCTCTGATTTCTGTGATTGTGGAGCTTCCTTTATTTGGAAAATCAGGTCTGCCTTTTTCTTTAGAAGTGACAGCCACTGATATCTCCTTGAAAGCAGGTTCTGTTTGCTAATAATGAAAACTACTCTAACTAGAAACCTGCAGTTTCAGCGTCTGTGAAATTTGCTTAGCTCCTGAGAAAAACTCTTTTAAAGCAATGACCACCCTTGGATGGTCACATACACAAGACTACGACAAAACTGCCTGCGCTATGTAAGTCATGGCATGTTTCTATTCATGACCAAATCTCCTAGAGCAGAAGCCTGGTTTTTCTGCCCATTAAAGAGCTTCTCTGCCTGACTACAGGACTGCgttgtctgacatcaatgagagaggatgcacctaccCTGGCAGAGTTTTGATTTGCAAGGGTGGAGAATACTGGGGaagggcaccctctcagaagagaacagGAATGGCAAATTGAAAACACAGTGAGATATAGCCTCACACTTGACAGAATGGCTATTAtccaaaataaagacaaatgcaAGAATGTAAAGAAGAGAAATCATTGTATACTGTTGGAAGAAATATACATTAGTAAATCTATTGTGAAAAAACTTTGGGTTGCTTTCAccataaatagaatagaatagaatggaatagaatggaatagaacagaacagaacagaacagaacagaacagaacagaacagaacagaacagaacagaacagaatagaatagaatagaataggagaagaagatgaggaggataaagaaaggagaaagagggggagggtctctgtgagagGCAACCAGGATGGGGGTAGTGTTTGatgcaaataaattaatgaatatatatatatattaatattttaaagatcttttgCTTTTATTCCAAGTGCTGTTGAAATTCTTTTGTGGTAAGAGTTAAAATCCCCTTAATGATCTCAATAAATTGTCACAGAAAATTTAACATACAGAATAACGCTAGCTAATTGTCTCTCCCCAGTTACAAATGCCAAATCAAAACATATTAAAGACTTACATGTAGGAATTGAAACTACAAAAACTACTAcgagaaagaaaaccaaatataGTCAGACAAACACAGCATCTTCACTTTGGTGTGGAATCAATAGCCATTGAGCTGAGAGAGAGTTGAAGAAGAGACCGGGGTGCGGGAAATGGATAGAGATGGTCGTACTTGACAATGTTTAGCAACtctaaaaactccaccagagaactcctacagctgataaacaacttcagcaaagtggctggatataaaattaactccaagaaatcagtagccttcctttatacaactAACTGATAAACAGGCTGACAAAGATTTTAGGGCAACAGTACCCtttaaaatagccacaaataatataaaatatcttagtgtaactcccaagcaagtgaaagagctatatgataagaacttcaagtccctgaagaaagaaactgaagaagacatcagaagatggggAGATCAGCAATGCTCATAGATCtccaggattaacatagtgaaaatagaCATCTTACCAAActctatctacagattcaatgcactacccataaaaatttcaacacaattttttacaaACCTTGAAAGAGCAGtcctcaacttcatatggaaaaaaaaaacagaataatcaaaatgaccctgaacaataaaagaactggaggaatcaccatccttgacttcaagatatactacagagcaatagtgattaaaaaaaaaaaactccatagtattggtacagaaacaagcaggttgatcaatggagtacaatcaaagacccagaactaaacccacatacctatagatacttgatttttttttttttacatagaaatCAAAAACCACACAATGAAAGCAAGGCGTCATTCTCGACAAATGGTTCTGGGTGAACTgggtgtctgcatgtagaaaaatgcaaatagatctgtaTTCATCAGCCTACACAAAACTCAATAcaggtggatcaaagacctcaatataaaactggACACACTAAATCTAGTAGAAGAAAAAATGGGGAATAGCCTTAAATACATagtcacaggaggaaatttcctgaagagaacaccaatggctcaggctctaagatcaacaattgataggaaaggaaatggaaagatctagatctatttccagttttctgagaaattgccagattgatttccagagtggtttttaaAAGTTTGCAACCCCActagtaatggaggagtgtttccttttctccacatccttgctagcatgtgTTTTTGCTTGAGtgtttgatcctagccattctgactgtgtaaagtggaatctcagggtcattttgacttgcatttccctgatgactaaggatgttaagcacttctttaagtgcttctctgccattcaagattcctctgctgagaattctctgtttagctctgtaccccattttgtgatttgtggttttctttctttctttttgaatctaacttcttgagttctttatatattttggatattagccctctgttggatgtaggg contains:
- the LOC110328103 gene encoding ubiquitin-conjugating enzyme E2 N-like, which codes for MARLPRRIIKESQHLLAEPVPGIKAEPDESNAHYFHVVIAGPRDSPFEGGTFKLELFLPEEYPMAAPKVRFMTKIYHPNIDKLGRICLDILKDKWSPALQIRTVLLSIQALLSAPNPDDPLANDVAEQWKTNETQAIETARAWTRLYAMNNI